One window of Thermocoleostomius sinensis A174 genomic DNA carries:
- a CDS encoding Uma2 family endonuclease, with protein sequence MYQTDPSLPAKETLPTMYDLPSEDPQEPGVPDEFHLFQPRLLQETFCPPNYPVEQVFTASDLNLYYDVRHPLWYKRPDWFAVVGISRLYEEHDLRLSYVIWQEEVAPLVVVELLSPGTETEDLGQTTREINQPPTKWSVYEQILRVPYYVVFDRYTNQLQAFQLIDRHYQKLLFDGSPIWIAELELGLGLWYGRYQGVERLWLRWCDGDANWIPTPVEAERSRAEAERLRAEAERSRAEAERLRAERLAERLRSLGVDPNQL encoded by the coding sequence ATGTATCAAACCGATCCGTCGCTGCCCGCCAAGGAGACGCTGCCCACCATGTATGATCTTCCCAGTGAAGATCCGCAGGAACCTGGTGTGCCCGACGAGTTTCATCTGTTTCAACCGCGATTGCTGCAAGAGACTTTCTGTCCTCCTAATTATCCTGTTGAGCAGGTTTTTACAGCGAGTGATCTCAACCTTTACTATGATGTGCGTCATCCGCTGTGGTACAAACGCCCTGATTGGTTTGCGGTCGTTGGAATCTCTAGACTGTACGAAGAACACGATTTGCGGTTGAGCTATGTGATCTGGCAGGAAGAGGTAGCCCCTTTAGTGGTGGTGGAATTGTTGTCGCCTGGAACAGAAACCGAAGATTTAGGCCAAACAACCCGCGAAATTAATCAACCGCCGACTAAGTGGTCTGTTTATGAACAAATTTTGCGCGTTCCGTATTACGTTGTGTTCGATCGCTACACGAACCAGCTTCAGGCATTTCAACTGATTGATCGCCATTACCAGAAACTCCTCTTTGATGGCTCGCCGATCTGGATTGCTGAGCTGGAATTAGGGTTAGGACTGTGGTACGGACGTTATCAAGGCGTTGAACGGCTATGGCTACGCTGGTGTGATGGAGATGCGAATTGGATTCCAACTCCCGTCGAAGCAGAACGTTCACGAGCCGAAGCAGAACGTTTGCGGGCCGAAGCAGAACGTTCACGAGCCGAAGCAGAACGTTTGCGGGCTGAACGCTTAGCCGAACGCTTGAGGAGTTTAGGGGTTGATCCAAATCAGCTGTGA